The genomic stretch accattgacaaccattaaaaagctttgaagctttgaattcgaatttgggttttcaaaaatcattatttgtttggattgggtgttgttgcaaataattgggaatgtggtttggagtttatatctcaattttgaggggttttggtgaagattagacttgattttggctgaatttaagattgaaactcgaagaagaaaaagaagaagacatgacatacattatactgcagaaattgtagaaagattgtattctgttgtttatatatttttcttttatttatttaactattgtatgaaagttgaacaacattgtataaaaattaaatttaagttgtatgatattatagttgtatataactgagtaggaataatgtatgaaaattgtagataagttgtataatatataatttgttgtatgaaatttgtttttactatgtataaatcagatacaaaatatacaaaagacatattgtataaaatttatatttaagttgtatgttattgtagctGTATTTaattgagtagaaataatgtgtgaaagttgtagataaattgtataatatataattagttgtataaatttgtctttactatgtataaattggATACAAAATATACTCTATCAAGTCCAACCCAGGACTACATAACAGATTGAATACTCAACCCAACAAATTGGCTACTACTTTTGAGGTGGGCTCACCAAAATTGTTCTCTGCTTTGGATCCTGAGTACTATGATATTCTCATGAAGTAAGTTCATTTCTTATTCCTACTTGTTCTGTGTATTTGACCTAGGTAGGTCTTGAGGTTGAGGATTATGTTTTTCAATCTGTAATAATGGATGTGAATCATGTCTACAGAAAATTGTTATGCTATGAGTACTCTTACCTCCAATTTTTAGTTACGACATATTGGTATATCAGTagaaagtaaagaggaaaaagggTAGATCAAAGGAATTGTGTGACATCAGCGAATTGATCCAATTGAGGACCTTGGGGCATTTTTGATTGATTGAGCCGAAAGTAATCGACGTAACTGGGCAATTAAAATTACTGATACTTGTTTAGTAATCCTCAAAATACTATTGTTAAACCTCTTGTTCTGTTATGCACTCAGAAATTGGGGACGTGAtacaatccttataatcccctTTTTATTGAAAATAATACTAGTATATCTCATCTTAAATAAATGCCAAATTATTGAACAATCATATTTTTGATGAGTAAAAAACATGATTCTCATCCATTTTCGAAGAAATGAGTAAACCGTGAGCTAATAAGTAATGTATATAATTGGGTCGTATAGGAAGATTACTGTATTTTAAGGCGGAGGAAAAATATGGAAAGAGAAgaggagaaaaaaaaggaaaagggtgtaactaaatcccttaattgaaCGTATTAATAATGTATTGGGAGCCTTTTAAGttggaatgtatatattttgtaaacaaaacttgtttAGGTAAGGTAATTTACTAAACATAAATatttagggtaataaagttttcaatagtgtataggaatgaaaaaatccccttaaaatatagtccaaattattttatgaatttaatttAAGTAAAATTTTGATCCTACTTTACATATGCCTCCTACTTCAAAATTTGTCAAAATATAAATTTGTTGAACGCGAGACAAGGCTTGAAGTATTGGTACGATATCATTTATTTTCCATCGTACCGTCAGTGGCAGATTACAACTAAGAATTGCAACATATATCTAAATCAGCCAACAGATTGAATAAATATAACTACGTGCATCTTTATAAGAGCGTGAAATTAACAACTTAAGATGACAGACCAAATATTTGAAATAGATGCACCATAAATATGTACTAATGTCTTATTGGAGGAAATGACCACAGCTAAGGTTGAAACAATAAACAGATGCTTTATAGTCTAAAAGGACTTCAACTGTACGTTTGCTTTAAGGGGTTGAGTTTGTAAAAGAATCGGCTTGGCTCAAACAGATTTCAACTCGAATTGCAATTTCGACCGCCTCATAGCTGATCCCACATCGGCACTTCTCTTTCAACCATCGCCTTTTGGCATCTATAAATACGGTATACTCTTCATTCCATTAGTATTACTTTCAGCATTTGTAATTCACTTTGAGTCTACTTTTGACGATTTGAAATCATTGATGCGAAGataatttcttcttattttcttgtgTTTTCTTTAttctattattctttttttttataggtcaaacaagaaagatatgttctTGTTCAACAAGATGATGATCCACACATGAAGAAGGTGGTCTTAGGATGCGAGGGGATGGGTACAAATCCTTGTCTGaatatcagagagattactctcatggctcgactaccggagagattactctcaatgtgaccCGACTACCGGAGATATTACTCTCAATGTGTCctgactaccggagagattactctcaaaatggcccgactaccggagagattactctcaaaatgacccgactatcgaagaagccaacttaaggtgcaaagggactcatatgtccaccttaaggttggaaagttatagttccttttaaggacaaacccacgaagaggcTGACtcaaggtgcaaagggacttatatgtccacctcaagattggaaagttataaaccTTCAACTCGAAgacttcatggacttgatgacgTCGACTTGAACATttggaaaactttgaagattCGACGGACTTTGCAGACTTCAACATGAAGACCGACAAACTTGAAGATTCGGCGGACTTTGATGTTACAACCTGAAAAATTTGAGGGCTCAATTACTTCCACTTGAAGACCGACAAGTTTGAGGACCTCAACTTGGAAACCTGGAGGGCTTAGATATCTCAACTTGAAGGGTAGCGAACGTGAAGAATTCAACTTGAAGACCAACGAACTTGAAGATTTCAAATTGGAGACTTCGAGGGCTTAAATGtttcagcttctcttttgctttacaatGTCCGACTTTTATCTTAGTCGCATAATTTTCAGCTTTAGCGCTTGAAACATAAGATTCATATTTTATTGTGGGAGagtccaaataatgaaccatTTGATTTCTCGAAAATTAGACttcaatatctaaaatatatcCAAAATTTAGAGTCAAACACCTTCAGAATCGCCCCAGATAATATTTTAAAACCAACTTTAGATTCTACCATGTTGAAATTTtagatttgcgcagtctcaccaaaaaataCATATCTTGGCTTCGGAACGTTGAAATTACAAACCgtttaattttttgaaaactagacttcaagatctagaacatatccaaaattctcaattaaacaacttcaaaatcatcctagataatattttgaaattaactttatattgcaccacgcTACCAATTCCATATTTGCGCAATATCAacaaaaaaattcatatcttggtgTAGCAACGTCAAAATTACGAACCGTTTGATTTCctgaaaactagacttcaagatctagaacatatccaaaattctcaatcaaacaacttcagaatcttcccagataatattttgaaatcaactttatattgtACCACactatcaattccagatttgcgcagtctcaccaaaaattcatatcttggtgTGGAAGCCTCGAGACCGGAAGATGTCAAACTTGCCATCAATCGAAATTTAAGAGTTATATTCTTACAAAAATCTTAATTTCaagtctcactgaatttgaaacgTTGTGCCAAGCAATCTTTTCCTTATACGTGTGTTTTCTTTTGACGCCTCTCTTCTCTTCCCCTTTTTTAAGGCAGAGGGTAGACTTGGAGACCAACGAACTTGAAGGTTTGGTGAACCTGAAGACATAGAGAATCCTtggacttcaatgcaaatacttgacatcctTCTAAAATCGACCCATTGAAGATATTAATTTACCATGGAGGgttgccccctttaaatcaaatgagatcaatgTTCAACAAGAGGATAGCATTTCAGCTTGATCTTACATTCCTTCATACTTCACTcgaacaacaactggggcaatatgtatcttttgaacttatgcgacggaacttagaatgaaactctaagctgcctacgtacctcggcgaagaggatcaagtcatactgtagttcagactgggtgattatttttttattttttttatgtcctaactttttCCTAGGTCGCCTCTTTCGAAGTTTTCAACCTAGAAGACTCTTTTTTTGTGGGACCGTACACAGTTTAGACTCATACGGGCCAAGAGTAtagcaacatgcagtttaggctcatgcgtcaaggagcgttgcaacttcaatgataatacttcttcaataaCTTGCCATTGATAGTGTTGATTCCcatgccatctgcatcaaccagcttgtaatccccacttgagtaagcttcttgtacgacatatggcccatcccattttgaagtgaacttccttacaggtttatgggaagtaattatgggtcttcgcatggcaaggacttgatctcctacttgaaatgatctcgggcgaactcttttattgaaggcgcgagacaatcaagcttgataacattcaagactctgttgatcttccaacctcttctcatcaagagcctccaactTTGCTAATcaaagtcgagcattttcttcatcagtgatcccttcttgaatattcaatcgtaatgaaggtatttgatgctcaagtggcaagacggcTTCGACTCCATAAATGAGTGAATAAGGGGTCGCTTGTGTTGGCGTGCGGTGAGTCgttctatatgcccatagagcttcttccatacggtcattccaatctcgtttggatttggagacgactTTCTTTAGCAAGTTGCATAAAGTTTTGTTGAATGtctcagctagaccattggcggcaacattgtacatagaagagttacgttgcttgatGCCAAAAAGATCACAAATCTTATTCATCAACCTATAATCGAATGGATTTCCATTAACGAGGAATAGaaaagcgataaataatgtttactcagATGAAatttgcaacattttccttctttacttccttaagagcatcaacttcagcccattttgagaagtagtcggTTGCAGCtaagatgtataggtgcccaccggaggactttggcagtggtccaacaacatctaatccccaagcgtcaaatggccaggatgcaacagtcgggtgcaacatttcaggaggttgatgaataaaattcacATGGAATTGagaagccttgcatcttcgagcatagtccaagcaatcttttaccatcgtcggccaataatatcccatcctttttttatgaaagtggagctttggtcctgACTAGTGTaacccacataccccagaatgtgcctcttgcaaagcttggagagcttcttcttctcctaagcatcgcaagagtactccctcgaacgAATTTTTGTATAGAGTATCCttatagtaaaggaagcgaggtgtACAATGACGAATTTCAGTCCTTCTTctcggattttctggaagtatcccatagcataagtagGCGATAATGGGTTGttgccattcttctttctcaattTCAAAAATAGCAACCagatgcttgagttcattttctttATATTCAGCCTCATTTAGCGGCGGTAatacccatttttggcagacggTAACTTGCGCTTGATCAGGCAGGGCTAATGACGAAGCTAGGGCAGCTAAAGCATCAGTCTtcctattttctttccttggcatatgctgaatagtcacatcacTAAGCCACCCCATTAACTTTTTAgtgtaatcatgatatgggcgtagttcaggcttcttaatctcgtaactacccaaaagctgattgaccactaactgggagtcaccaaagacttgtaATTGTAATTGCTTCATATCAACGACCAGTTaaagcccaagtattaatgcttgatactCAGCAACATTGTTAGAacagagttgtgtcaaggtgaaggagtaAGGCAAAACTTCACCTTGGtgagtgacaaatactacgccagcACCAGCTCCCCCACGATGTGCAGCactatcaaagaacatcttccatggaggttgaacttcaacgaccattgcgtcctcattaggtagttcatcagttagctcccagtcatcaggtatcggatgatctgccaagaagtctgccaatgcttgtacttttacagccttttgagggatgtacaaaatcttgaattgttgaaattgggggtaccatctcgctagtcgatcactaagaacaggttttgacatcacgaacttgatgggatttgctttagaaacaagacagacaacatgagcttgaaagtagtgcttcaaattttgaattgagaagactagcgccaaacataacttttcaattggagaataattcagctcatttggtgtcatcatcctTCTCAAGTAGTAAAGAcaattttctttcctctcattatTTTCTTGGGACAACAGTGCTCCAACAAACCTTTCTTGCGCCACAATGTATAATATCAATGGCTCTCCAGGTATAGGAGCTGTTAAAATTGGAGGTttcatcaagtaggttttgatactttcgaaggcatttctacaagcttggtcccacttgaaaggaacgcctttcttcatgaggcgattaaatggttggcacctccaAGGTAGGTTTGATATGAATTttctaaggtatgctagctttccttgcagacttttcaattatcctgaggctcaggcattttcaaaatggcatccactttggcttgatcaatttcaatccctcgatgtcggacaatgaaaccaaggaactttccagaagtaactccaaaggcacatttcaatggattcatTACCAGAGCAAtcaaataccatcctcaagtctttcaagtggtcgcccttctctcttgattttaccaccaagtcgtcaacatagcattcAACATTATTGTGGAGAAGACCGTtgaaaatattctgcatagccctttggtaagtagcatcAGTGTTCTTTAAGCCAAAAgtcattaccttgtagcaataaataccttttggggtacggaatgcagtaagctcttcatcttttagTGCCTTTGGTTATAGCCCGACGAACCGTCCATGAAAGACATTGCGTCTtaaccagtagtagcatcgatcatcagctctAGAATAGGAAGCAGAAATTCATCTTTTGGACATGCATTGTTGAGATCCCTAAAGTCAACTCACACTCGAATCTGGACATTCTTCTTCCTTACGGGGACAATACtcgaaacccatgttgggtatttaacttcacgaataaagccagcttcgatgagtttgttaactttggtttcaatcaagggaaccaagttCGGCCTAAAgtgcctttgagcttgtttaataGGACGAACGCCATTCTTGACCGCGAGGTGTTGGACTGCACTTTAGGATCCAAGTCAGGCATCTCTTTGTAgctccaagcaaagacatccctgtactccttgagtaactcaatataaatgctctcttcatcaacttctaataaagcacttaggtaggtggaTCTTGGTTCTTCATcagtgccaaggttaacttcttttaaggcatcaatcGTTGCCTTCACCCCTTCTTCAAGTTCTGGCGAAGCCTATTTTGCATCTTCGTCTTCTCAAGTGTCCCCATCAttaaaggatatgtgataacatggtgaaacatcctccaattctgCATTATCTTTCATTGAAGACGGAACACCATTCTCGCCTTGTATAGTGgcatgatacgaagaacccacactttcttcatCGTCATCACATTCTTTAGTGTAGACCACAGTGTATGGCTTCACTTTTAGTACTTCATCACAAGAAACCAtgacttttgtttgtcgcctcattctaggaggaaccaaactttggaaatcttTAGAGATCTTCTGAATTTTGGGCGAAGCGGGTGTTCTTGTATTTCGATAATTTCTCTGGAACttattccccttctttaatggacccaatctttCAAACACAGAGGTCTTCATAGGCgattttccaagtcgatcaaagacagaaggcttGTGAGAAGCGGCTGATTCAtcttctacagtgatataattgtttctcacccttcttattgagatgcgcactggtgacggttgcttgtatcACAAACCTTCATGTGGTTTCCTCGttgcagcttctgatgggagcttccctaactttgacggctcaATGGGATTGTATCtagcttttgcaaatagcttgtaagtgttagggtcaaaaccttcatccattcgctttgtagggagtgccacattctgcaaacgatTTTGGGCTACAATCCCTGCAAGCGGCTTCgaggacaactttactgcctcaattcgttttaccggaagagttaactcctttagcaGGTTAGTTTGGAGATTAGATGATTCGCCCTcgtttagggacatattggagcgcaTGACTCACTTTCTTGACATAAGACGCAATACCCCATCTATAAGATTTATTTACGTTGGGTTGTACCTCCTCAGTGACAACTTTGGCTTCACCATTTGTCACCTTTGCTCCTTTAGTTGTGGGCTCGTCATTATTGCTTTTGATGATATCATCAGTTTTTAGCCCCTTCACAAtatggttcttcaagtagaactttgcatcagcgaagtgtgactcagcctcgatgaatggctcatcatcagcaactatctTCTTGTTGACTTCACCCTGGTAGTATTTTagacattgatggtaggtagatgggaCTACTTTATTCTTATGTATCCAAGTCCTTCCAAGCAAgacattgtatgaagtcttttcatcaatcacatgtagccatgcacttgattgcatatcttcaatggtgatttccagcttgatcgcgcctatggctctttgccccctTGGTTGAATTCTTGGATCATTacacgactttctgagagttcgttcatgggaatatCAAGTTCTTTCATAGTGCGGATTGGaaaaatgttcactgaggatcccCCATCAACCAAAATTTGATTTATTCTTTCATCGCGTATATAGCCAACCAGGTATAATGGGCGATTGTGAAGAGTATCACCCAGTAGAAGATCGTCGTTTGTGAACATAACCTTTTCCTCGCACGTATTAGCTTCTTGAGGAATAGACTCGATGAGCTTTTCTGAAGGTGGTGCTAACGGTAGGTCGTCACTTTTTTCTTCCCATTTATTAGCATTGCAACAAGAGGCTTCAATACCATCACGAGAAATCTTCATGCGGAACCAACATGGCAAGAAATCCTCCAAGATCATTGGATGTCATGGATTTTAAGGGTGATgcacctccacttttgctttctttacGTACTTAACTGGATTCCATCTTCTTGGTCTTTTCACCATtattttccttgttggttgttccaTTGATCCTTTTTGTGGGATCCTTTTGTGGCgcctacgacgagtcaccaatATCCAACCTTTATCATCCTCAGGTTGACTGACTTCAACTTTGTCattctccagtaattcttcatctttactttctttaataCCGCATACTTCATCTGGACtaaatgagccaaaggtgatagagacttggtttgcgcttgctttctcatcttcaagcacgatcttcttttcgcgagccaagtccatgattttgtccttgaagacaaagcacttctccagagggtggctCATAAGTCGATggtatttgcagtaatttgggtcatttgttttcccagcttcCTTTGGTCacttcatctccggaagctcaatgagatttaactcgatGAGTTCTTAAAAATagctggcacatcagaatccagaaatgggtactctttctcttgcatttcttttaaaGTCAACTTTCCgcttggcttatcttgaaaagaagtggatttcatactctgcttcttgctcaccttcaTTGTGAACTTCACAGGTGATGTGGCGACATTCATAGattctttgctttcagacttgggtacgaacttgccccacttcctgagttcttgcttgtcattccctttgcgaggttcatagatggacaatctttcatttccagcggaggccatgctcaattccatgtcatgggcacgagttgcaagttcttcaaatatgccaggcttgataccttgtaagatgtagcgcaatccctaatgcatgccttggatgcacatctctatgtcTGATGCTTCACTAATCccgtctttgcagttgaggcttgaattcctccgacgattgataaagtcgataactggtcccccctttcgttgacgagtatttgtaagttctatcatacttACAGTACGTCTCGTACTttaaaagcgattgaggaactcttgctcaagttgatcccagctatcgatagatccagcctcgaggtctgtgtaccagtcaaaagcatttcctttaaGCGAGCAgacaaactgcttgatgaggtaatctccataagtcccagcattgttgcacgtctacacgaagtgcgccacatgttgctttgggttatctttaccatcaaactgttgaaactttggaggttgatagccagcagacatcttcaacatatcgacccttgtaGTGTACGACTTTGCATACGTAAGGGAGGATTTGGTAGTAAcctcatatttgttcttaatggttccttcaatgaactccttTAGTTGATCGATTTGAATCATCCCTTCAAATGAGaaagggatagccttagtggacGCTACTTAtcttgggggagagtcactctctagaacttctgggagcttgccgggtgtatgggtggattcttcttccatcaagattctcaccctgtctgttagcttgtcgattctagcctcttgattgcatgcatttggtcaagccagcgattgcttccgtcaagtttgccaactgctcctccacAGATAAAGtatttgtcaccatggcttgcatgattgtcgcGGACGACGGAGAttagcatggattttcacacagattgatccttgattgggtaatgctatgtggtgtaagtggggaggatccatcacttgaagcatcatcatcttccttcacagcagagtGCTTAGATCTGGAGAGGTCAAGCAAaacaagagttttcttgatcttttcagcaataTCGCCTCCTCCTTCagatgcgtttgtggaagatcttgctccttttgaggatgaagatccgaaaacaggggttgatgcgaacgacacttggggtgcttgttgtcctaaagatCTTGCTTTGCTCCTCATAACTGGTCCGAAGCTTCCAAAGatatcgaggatgctttccacatcatcatagaacctggagttagcagccttggtggaagttgaaccgGTGTTAAtttttctttgaagccatttcaaaGTTCTtggactttggtgattgaaaagttgagatgagaggtagagatagtcccactgggcgtgccagaatttaTAGACAATAAATTttcgtcgagaaaataaaatcaagcctgaaaatatcgcaacaatcataGTATTGTATTTCAAATATTTAAGTGTTACTATCtgtatgaatcctctgattcttcttttcagtagtaaataaattcaagagcCTTTgaacttgatcttgaatctatatttgttgccacgaacgatgatcttgttcttgagcttaaGCTTggttgcttgaacttgaccttgatttgttcttcgttcttgagcttgaacttgatttcttgaacttgaacttgattgcttgaagcttgaaacttgtagagaaatttgcaacgcttgatccacgagctctctcttgcttcttgttataacttctggcgtcttttctgagttatgaagacccctatttatagttgtgggagggaggagttatgataagaacaaactctttccgaccaatcaaattgaagtgtgacaaggccgtatttgattggccagaacatgtcacttgcacatgtggcGTGGTTATTAATGTGACTTGACATgctttgtcattttgacacgtggcatgatcccaTTGGCTCTTGTGTTGACTTGGCGTGctacgtcatttgacacgtgacaccaaactgggcatctaggaagatgacatcttgggcttaatgaagtgggctcatcactttagcccaatttaGCCCAAtgaattaagacttatttatttaatctatatatattggacttatataattaatttatttatatattagctcataatatttatttggaccaatatatcttgaattttaaaatatagtccaaattattttatgaatttaatttaagtaaaatttatatgcctacacaCATATCCCAATTTTTGGGCTCAAAATAACAACAACTCTTATAAACTAAACTACCACCCAAGTTTTAATTTATGTTGTTATCCATGGAACCTGTTTGAACCTTTGAGACAATTAATGATCTCCtaacaagaaaatatatatttaGAGGGATGTTTCCGTGCCATGCTTCAGCTGAAAAATGGACCTTGCCTTTCAGGTCAGTGTTAGGATCGAAAAAATCAGGTTTCACGCGGAAGCTAGCAAAACAAACCTTGAATGACGATAAGTCctacaacaaaagagaaatctaccaaaagagacacaaatatttaatGTGGTTCGGTCAATTGACTCACCTTCACGGTCGAAGAtaagcaatccactatataaaagagagtacaaaatattgaGAGAATAACCTCACGAAAAAGCAAAAACAAGggacactaacacttgtcc from Nicotiana sylvestris chromosome 12, ASM39365v2, whole genome shotgun sequence encodes the following:
- the LOC138883268 gene encoding uncharacterized protein → MVVEVQPPWKMFFDSAAHRGGAGAGVVFVTHQVFGDSQLVVNQLLGSYEIKKPELRPYHDYTKKLMGWLSDVTIQHMPRKENRKTDALAALASSLALPDQAQVTVCQKWVLPPLNEAEYKENELKHLVAIFEIEKEEWQQPIIAYLCYGILPENPRRRTEIRHCTPRFLYYKDTLYKNSFEGVLLRCLGEEEALQALQEAHSGVCGLH